The DNA window GTATCTACAACGGAAAGTCTATCCTGCGCGAAAAAAAACGTACTATAGAATAAGGCAACTACTATTATGAGTCTGTTCATAAGGTTTTTTTTAAAAGCAAAAAAATTAAAATCAAATATACAAATATTCCTAGTTTTAGATTAAAATCACTACTTTTATTATTCAAAATAATCTTAGTGCCTTTGCGCCTTTACTTCGTCAGTTCGCTGTCGCTCGGGTGTGGCAAAATAAAATATGAAAAAGAAACTAGTAGTACTAACCGGAGCGGGAATCAGTGCCGAAAGCGGCATCAAAACCTTTCGCGATGCCGATGGACTTTGGGAAGGTCATAATGTGATGGATGTGGCAACGCCCGAAGGCTGGCATAAAAACCCTGAATTGGTACTCGATTTTTACAACCAAAGACGCCGACAATTACACGATGTGCAACCCAATCTCGGGCATCAAATTTTGACGGAATTAGAAAATGATTTTGACGTTTCCATTATTACCCAAAACGTAGATAATTTGCACGAAAAAGCGGGAAGTTCGAATGTTTTGCATCTTCACGGCGAATTGTTGAAAGTGCGTAGTATTGCCAATCGAAATTATATTTTAGATTGGGAAACCGATTTAAATTTAGGTGATTTTGACGACAAAGGGAACCAATTACGTCCCCATATTGTTTGGTTTGGAGAAGAAGTTCCCGCTTTGGAAAAAGCCGTTACCATCGTTGAAAAAGCCGACATCCTTATTATCATTGGAACTTCGCTTCAAGTGTATCCTGCAGCAGGCTTGATGAATTTTGCCAAACAGACTATTCCGGTCTATTATATCGATCCCAAACCAGCACCCATTTATGATTTGCCAAATGACCTTAAAATCATTGCCGCAACGGGTTCGGAAGGAGTGAAAATAGTGCAAAAAGACCTTGAAAAATTGAAATAACAATAACAATGGCAATTTCAATAGCAATTTCAAAAATCAATTGCAATTTTTCAATCTGAAATCTGAAATCTGAAATCTGAAATGTTATCTTTGCGCTTTCTAAAAAACCAACAACAATGACTACTTTAAACGAATTAAACGCTGTATCGCCTATCGACGGAAGATACAGAAGCAAAACCAGTTCACTTTCAAAATTCTTCTCTGAAGAAGCTTTAATCAAATACCGTGTTTTGGTTGAAATTGAATATTTTATTGCGCTTTGCGAAATTCCTTTACCTCAACTTGCCACCGTAAACCCAAATGTATTCGAAAGTTTACGCAATATCTATAAAAACTTCTCTACCGAAGATGCCCTTTGGATCAAAGAAACCGAAAAAGTGACCAACCACGATGTAAAAGCGGTAGAATATTTTATCAAAGACGCATTCGAAAAACTAGGTTTATCACAATACAAAGAATTTATCCACTTCGGATTGACTTCACAAGACATCAACAATACTGCGATTCCGCTTTCGACCAAAGAGGCTTTCGAAAAAGTATATATGCCATCGTTAATCTCTTTGACCTCAAAATTGAAAGAGTTGAGCATCGAATGGGCAGCCGTTCCAATGCTTGCCAAAACCCACGGACAACCGGCTTCGCCAACCCGTTTGGGTAAAGAAATTGGTGTTTTTGTAGAACGTCTTGAGGAGCAAATACGTTTGTTGTTCAACATTCCGTTTGCTGCCAAATTTGGTGGCGCCACCGGAAATTACAACGCCCATCACGTGGCCTATCCTCAAATTGACTGGAGACAATTTGGAGGAAATTTTGTAGAAGAAATTCTTGGTTTACACCACTCCTTTCCGACTACACAAATCGAACATTACGATCACTTTGCCGCATTTTTCGATGCGTTGAAAAGAATCAACACCATCATCATTGACTTAGACAGAGATATTTGGACCTATGTTTCGATGGAATATTTCAAACAAAAAATCAAAGCGGGAGAAATTGGTTCCTCGGCAATGCCACACAAAGTAAACCCGATAGATTTTGAAAATTCGGAAGGAAATTTAGGCATGGCCAATGCCATTTTCGAACATCTTTCGGCCAAATTACCAGTTTCGAGATTGCAACGCGACTTGACTGATAGCACGGTTTTAAGAAACATTGGCGTACCTATCGGACATACTCTAATCGCTTTTGAAGCTACTTTGAAAGGCTTGAACAAACTGCTGTTGAATGAATCCAAATTCGCCGAAGATTTAGAGAAAAACTGGGCAGTGGTTGCCGAAGCGATTCAAACGATTTTGCGTCGCGAAGCCTATCCAAATCCTTATGAAGCTCTGAAAGGATTGACTAGAACCAACGAAGCCATCACTAAAAATTCGATTCACGAATTTATTAGCACACTTGAAGTTTCAGACGAAATCAAAGCCGAATTAATGCAAATTACACCGAGTAATTTTTTGGGGATATAATATTTATAAAATCTATTTATAATTGAAATGCATAATGTATATTTGTTCTATTAATAAATGAAAATGAAAAATAATACATATCTAAAAGAAGTCAAACTTTCTGGATACAAATCTATATTTGATGTAAGTGTAGAGTTCCAAAATGGATTAAATATTATTATAGGTAAAAATGCTGCAGGAAAAACAAATTTTATCAAATTTCTACGAAAAATATTATCATTAAAATATGAAAATTTAAACAACTTTTCTTCAAGTTTAACTTTTAAAAACGGTAAAGAAATTTTATTTAAATCGCAACGAAATATTGAAATAGATGAATTATTTAAAATAAATAATACAACTTCTAAAATTGATTATGAACTAAGCGTCAATAAAAAAATAATTAAAGATAAAAAAGGAAGTGAAGAAACCTCTATTTATGAAAAATTTAAACAAAATCAAATTATTTTTGATAATACTTTTATTTGTCACGGAATATATAAAGATTATTTTATAGTTGACAAACCACTTTCATTTAGAGTTGACAATAAGACTAAATGGTCAACAGATTTGCATAATATTTTTAGTAATTCTTCCAGCCCTTATTTTATAAAATGTATTACTATAGACTTTATATTGGAAATTATGGGGTTAAAAGAAGAATTTGATTTAGATATTTTAAAAAGTACTTTCAGAAATGTTTTTAGAAAAACTGAAATAATTAAATCGACATTAAAAAAATATTCCCCGATTGAAGATATTAGATTTAGTGACAATTTCAATATTTTTATTACTGAAGACAATGAAAGTATTTCAGTTAATAACGTATTTATAGAGTTTAAAATAGAAGGGGATTGGCTACCATTTTCAAATTTATCTGATGGAACTAAACGATTATTTTATATTATATCAGAAGTATTCGAGAATGATGAAAATACACATATAAGACCAACTAATGTTGATTTATATACGAGTCAATCACAAATCAGTAGAATAATATTGATAGAAGAACCTGAATTAGGTATTCATCCGCATCAATTTCATAAACTTTTGGGTTTCTTAAAAGAGGAAGCCCAAAACAAACAAATTATTTTAACTACACATTCTCCTCAAGCATTAGATGCAATAAATCCAAACGAATTAAATAGAATTACAATTGCATATTCAACAAATTCCAAAGAAGGAACTAAACTTCGTCATTTAAATGAAACCGAAATAATAAAAGCAAATGAATATATAAAAGAAGACTTTTTAAGTGATTATTGGCTTTATTCGGATCTTGAAAAATAATTTTATGAAGATAGGTCTAGTCGGAGAAGCCCCAAATGATACCCAATCAATTAAAAATTTATTAGAAAAGAGGTATTTAGCTAATGAGTTTATATTTGTATCAATGCTACAAATAATTAACGGCTCAAATTTGGATAGTCAAAAAACAAAAAGATTATTAAGAATCGAATTTGAAACTCAAAAACCTGATATTTTAATTTTCATTCGAGATCTAGATTCTACATTGCCAAATAAAGAAAAGCTCTATGCTAGAAAGAATTATTTTACGAGTTCAAATAGAGTAGTTGACAAAAAAGGAATTCCGTTATTGCATATTTATGAAATTGAAGCTTTGATATTGACAGATGTTGATGTTTTTAATTCCAAATATGGTGCAAATTTAAAAGAAATTGAAAATGTAATGACAATTACTGAACCAAAAGAATATTTAAAAAAAGCAAGCAGAAAATATAGCGAATCTCATAATGCTGATATTTTTGAATTAATTGACTTTGACAAAACTTTGAACTGTGAGTATTTCAAACGGTTTATAAAAAACTTTGATAAACGAATTGCTTCACAATCATAACTATCTTAATTAAAGCAATTTAGCTGTTTGACAAAAAATTCGATTCACGAATTTATTAGCACACTTGAAGTTTCAGACGAAATCAAAGCAGAATTGATGCAAATTACACCAAGTAATTTCTTGGGGATTTAATAAAAAACACTTTTAAAAAGCACAAAGTAATAATGAAGAATTCAATTCTAAAAATGGTATTGCTTTGTGCTTTTTTTCTTTTCTTTTCTTGTAAAAAAGAAAATCCAAAACCCGTAAACAAACCTTATAAAGCGGGAGTCATTTTGTCTTTTGATGATGCTTATGTAAACGAATGGTTTGCGACCAATCAAAAGCTAAAAAAGTATTCTTGGAAGGGAACTTTTTTTGTTTGCAAAATCAATACGCTCAACCAATCCGAAGTTGAGAAACTTCTGGAAATGCAGAAGGAAGGTCACGAAATTGCAGGGCATACTTACAATCACGTCAATGCTGTTGATTATTTGCGAGTATATACTATTCGAGAATATTTGAATAATGAAATTGACCCTATGATCCGACTAATGAATTTCTATGGTTTGGATGTCAGCACTTTTGCTTATCCTTACGGCGGAAGAAGCAAAAAATTAGATGCTGCTTTATTAAAAAAATTCAAATTCATTAGAGGAAGGGCTTTTTGTGAACACGTTGCCAACAAACAAGGCTGTTATTACGACAACTCCAATTTGGTTTTTAGCTTTAGCATAGACGACACCCACAACCACTTCAACATTCCCCACCTTTTGGGCTTGTTGGAATACGCCAAGAAAAACAACAAAATTTTAATTTTAAATAGCCATAAAACGGTCGATAAAGTGAGTGGCGATTACCAAACAAAAAATGCCACTTTGGAATACATTTGCAAATACATCAAAAGCAATAATATGAATTTTTATACTTTATCTGATTTAGAAAAGTTGCAAAAATGACAGTGGTTTAAATTATAGATTGCTTCTTTGCAAAAGACTTTAAAAAAATTTAGCCACGAATTTGCTAAGCCCATTCGCTATGACTCAAGTCACGAATTAACTCGAATTTTAATCTATCGAAATTTCACAATTGCATTTTTATCCATTTATTCCAGTTCGTTTGTCACGCTGTAAAGCGTCCCTGCTCTAGTGCGTTTAGACTCCTACGGAGTTACAAAAAACCTGTGTTTTGTACAATTTTATAGGCGTTTCTGATGCAATTGATGAAATTCGTGACTAAAAATTATTAAAAGTGACACCCTTTAGATTAACTACTGTTTTTTTTTTGAAATATATTTTTTTGTATATTACCAACATAGAATTCAAGAACTATGAATCCAGCCGAAAAAGTAGCCGAAATTTCCCATCACTTAGAACCCTTAATCAGTGATTTGGGGCTAATATTAATGACTGCTGGAATTGCTGTTTTGATATTCCGAAAGTTGAAACAACCGCTAGTGCTAGGGTATTTGATTGCTGGATTTTTGGCTGGAAACCATTTTGATTTTTTTCCATCGGTCAAAGAAATTAAAAGCGTAGAAGTTTGGGCTGAAATTGGAATCATCTTTTTATTGTTCAGCCTCGGACTAGAATTTAGTTTCAAAAAGTTAATGAAAGTGGGCGGAACAGCCTCCATTACGGCAAGCACACAAATTATTGCCATGTGTATTTTGGGCTATTCTGTAGGACAATGGATGGATTGGTCCAAAATGGACAGCATCTTTTTGGGCGTAATCCTTTCGATTTCTTCCACCACCATTATATTAAAATCATTTGATGAATTAGGTGTCAAAACACAAAAATTTGCTGGAAATGTAATCGGTTCTCTCATCGTTCAGGATATTTTAGCCATTTTGATGATGGTTTTATTGTCAACCATTGCTGTTAGCAATCAGTTTTCTGGAATGGCTCTCCTATTATCGGTTTTGAAACTCGTTTTTTTTCTGGTGATTTGGTTTTTAGGAGGCATTTTCATCATTCCAACAGTGCTCAAAAAGACCAAACATTTATTGACCGACGAAATGTTGCTCATCATTTCTTTAGCCTTGTGTTTGACCATGGTTGGTCTTGCCGCCAATGTCGGGTTTTCTCCCGCTTTGGGCGCTTTTATTATGGGTTCCATCATAGCCGAAACCACTCAAGCCGAGCATATTGAACATTTGGTAAAACCTGTAAAAGACCTATTTGGTGCCGTATTTTTTGTGTCAGTAGGGATGTTGATAGACCCGGATGCTTTGTATCAGCATGCGATTCCAGTCATCATTCTTTCTATTGTGACTATTTTTGGGCAATCTATCAGTTCTACTTTTGGAGCCTTATTGTCTGGGCAACCGCTAAAAGATTCCATTAGAACTGGAATGAGTTTGTCGCAAATTGGAGAATTCTCTTTTATCATTGCGACTTTGGGTGTAACTTTGAATGCAACCAATTCGTTTTTGTATCCAATTGTCGTGGCAGTTTCGGCAATCACGGTGTTTACAACTCCATTTATGATTAAATATTCGCTGCCTTTTTCGGAATATGTAGCGCATCAATTACCTCGAAAATGGACCAAACGAATCGAACGTTATTCTGCCAGCACCCAAGCGATAAAAACGGTAAGCTTATGGCAAAAAGTAATCAATGCTTTTCTAATTCAAGTGACAGCGCTTGTGGTCATCATTTTGGCTATCATTCTGCTTTCCTCCACCTACATCAAACCTTTAGTAGAGAATTATCATTTTGGCATTGCATTGGGAGCACTGATTACTTTGATTATTATTTCACCCTTTTTGTGGGCGCTAGCCTTTCGAAGAGTTGCAGCAGAAGAAGTGGAACAATTGATGACCGATAGAAAATCTCGCGGACCGCTGACGATGTTGTTTTTTATTCGGATACTGATGGCGATTTTCTTCATTGGATTATTATTGAATGCGTTTTTCTCCCAAAAAATCACCTTGATTGCTTTATTAATTGCCATAACTATTTATTTGATTTTCCAAAAGAAACTCCATAAACAATACCACCGAATTGAGAATCATTTTCTAGCCAATTTGCACGGAAGAGAAATTGAAAAAGCGAAAAGAAGCAGAAGTGATTTAACGCCTTGGGACGGACATATGGCGGTTTTTGATATAGCGAAAGAATCGAATATTGCCGGTGAATCGTTACGAAACTTACAACTTAGAGAACTCTTGGGCATCAATATTGTATCCATCAAAAGAGGTGAAATCACGATTCATATTCCACAGCGAAACGAACGTATTTTTCCAGGTGATGAAATTTGTGTCATTGGGACCGATCGACAAGTACAAGAATTTAAAAAATACTTAGACCAACACGAAACTGATGTTTCGCCTGAAATGATTGAACCCGATATTGTCTTAAACCAAATCGAATTGAAAAATCACACTTTCATCGGAAAAAGCATAAAGGAATCTAGGCTCCGCGAAAAAACCAAAGGTCTTGTGGTAGGCATTGAAAAAAGAGGCATTCGAACCTTAAATCCAGAATCGGATGTTATACTGGAAAAAGACGACATTTTGTGGATTGTGGGCGATAAAAAATTACTAGCCGATTTGGTTCACGATTAATCCTCTCCTCCCAATTGCTTTGAGATTCCTGCGGAATGACAAACGGACTGGTTTAGTTGGAGCTCCGTATTTCCACCCAGTTTGTCACCTAGATAACAATCGGGACTAGCCCACAAGGATATTGGCTTCCATCGGCGCTAAAGAAAATATTCTTCATTCTAAAAACTATTTCAAAGTTAAATCATTAAAACTTGTAATGATTTTTTTATATATTTGAGAAACAAAAAACACTGACTTTTGTCAGACAAAGCGACCCGATTTAGGGTGGATAAGTCGGACATCTTATGACCTACAAACAAGTTAGTGGCAGTTTTAACACTCCGCGGTTGTAACAAACTATTTTTTTTAAAGACCAATTTAAGAAAAAGAAAATATGGAAAAGAGCAGAAGACTTTGGCTGAAAAAAATTGGAATTGGAATAGCTGGTATTGGACTTACAAACTTCAATTCATTTGCTTCACCTCTTGCATCAGAAAATTTAATTAATAGTATTGAGAGTGATGCTAACTTAGTTTTTTTACGCTCAAATGAAAATCCCTATGGTCCATCTCCATTAGCAAGGAAAGCATTTATTGACAATGCAAATATTAGTAACCGATATAATTGGGATGTTGCAACGCAACTGATTTCTGTCCTTGCAAAAAGAAATAGAGTTAAAGACGAAAACATATTGTTAGGAGCTGGTTCAACTGAAATTTTAGATTTGGTTGCAAAATATGTATCATTAGGCAATGGAAATTATGTAATCGCAGAACCAAGTTATGATTATTGGACAGTTACATTAGATAATTTAGGTTTAACTAAAAATAAAGTACCACTTACAACCGACAAGAAAATTAATTTACAAGCTATGTTGGAAGCTGTAAACCAAGATACAAAACTTGTTTATATCTGTAATCCAAATAACCCAACAGGAACAATTTGTGAAAGAGAAGCATTGGTAGAATTTGTAACCAAGATTTCACAAAATACAATTGTTTTAATTGACGAGGCATATTTGGAATTTACTAAACAGCAATCCATTAGCAATATGGTAAATGACAACAAAAATATTATTGTCGCCAAAACATTTTCAAAAATCTATGGTTTGGCTGGAGCACGAATCGGGTATGCAATTGCGAACAAAACGATAATTGATAATTTGACAAATTCGCAATCCAATACAAATAATAGCGTAAGTGTATTATCAAAACTTGCTGCTATAGCTTCGTTGAAAGATGATAAATTTGTTTCAAATTGCTACTTGCTGAACGAAAATGTAAGACAATATGCTATCAGCGAACTCCAAAAATTAAATTGTGAATGCATTTCTTCTAATACAAATTTCATCTATTTTTCACTTGCAAAATACAACAAGGACTATTTCAAGCAATTAGAAAACAATAAAATTCAAGTGGGAAGAATATATGAAGAGCAAGGTAAATGGACAAGAATTACTGTGGGTAAAATGGACGAAATGAAAAAATTTATTAAAGCAATGCAATAAAAAAGTACAACCAACAGCTAGGGTTTCGTTGCGGCTGCAAGCCGAACAATGAAACCCGTGTTGAACGGAACCGATTACATGTCCTTCAACACTATGGAGTTTTCGTAAAGTTTTGAGAGAACCCCGAAGGGTCGGGATCAAGAGGCAAGTGCGCCTCTTTTTTTTTGGAGCGATTTCAAAATCGTTTTATAGTGTTTTCGGTCACTTTTGAGCATAAAATCCCTTACCCATTATTTAGTTTTTATAGGGAATAGAGCTTTGGCTACCGCCAAGATACCAAGCAGGCGGCCCACGCTGGTCAAAAACGGCTATTCGGTGCAAATTGCCCGTTTTACAGCAAGGACACTTGGGCAAAAAGAGCTTTTTTTCGCGTTTTTCTAGTACTTTTACTTCGAGTTTCTCCTGCAAAAGTTTGAGCTTCTCCCGCTTCCAACTGCTGCTTAAAAAACCATAATGACGAATCTTGACAAAGCGTTTGGGCAAAATGTGCAAAGCAAATCGCCTAATAAACTCCTGATGCGTGAGCGTCATTTGCTTTTTGACTCCCGCCACTCGATAATCCTTGTACTCAAAAGTTACATTTTCGTTGTCGATAGTTTTTATTCTTCGGTTGCTAATGGCTATTTTATGGGTATATCTCCCTAAATATTCCACCACTGATTTGGGACTTCCAAAAGGTTTTTTGGCAAAAACAATCCAAGGTTTTTGCCACAACTCTTGCCGGATTTGCTCATACTTTATGGGTTCTTTTTCTTTGAGTTTTGCACAATATTTAGCCCTAAACACTTTTGACAAGGCTTTGACTGGAAACAAGAATTTGCCATCGGTTCGGCTATTTTGCCATTGTCCGTTTTTAGCTATTCCGCCGCCAGGAACAATGCAATGCAGGTGTGGATGTAAACTCAATTGTTGCCCCCAAGTGTGCAAAACCGCAATCATTCCCATTTGCATTTCCTTGGTTTTGCCAAAAGTTTGAATCGTTTCCCAAGTCGCTTCAAAGAGCGTGTCATAAACCAATTTTGGACTGTGAATCGCCAATGCATTAATGCTATCGGGTAAAGTAAAAACCAGGTGAAAATATGGCACTGGCAAGAGTTCCGTACTTCTAGCCTCTATCCAATCTTCTCGTTTGTTGCCCTGACACTTGGGACAATGACGGTTGCGGCAAGAGTTGTAACTAATAGTCAGATTTCCACATTGATCGCAAGCATCGATATGACCACCCAACTGGGCTGTTCGACATTTTTTGATAGCAGAAAGAGTGCGCAATTGCCAAGTATTCAATCCATAGCTCTCGATCTTCGAGCCTACCTTTCTCAGTACATCGGCTACTTCCGTCTGCATTTCTCGAAAAGCGTATCGAGTGGACTAAAAATGCGTTGGCTCGCGAGCTGGGCTATCTGCAAATACTCCATCGTAGTTTCGATATTTTGATGTCCCAAAAGGTCTTTCAGGGTCATAATATCCATACCATCTTCGAGCAAATGTGTGGCGTAAGAGTGCCGAAGCGTATGGGTATGAACTTCTTTTTTCACACCAGCAGCTTTGGCTACTTGTTTGACTGCCCATTGTACGCCTCTCTGGCTGTACCGACTGTCAAAATCGCCTCCGGCTCTTTCAATGGGCTGACCGTTGAAAAGATAATCCTTGGGTTTTTCGGCTTCGATGTACTTTTTTAATCCCCGAATCAAGTGTTCCGAAAGCGGCACGTAACGGTCTTTTTTGCCTTTGCCTTGCACTACTTTGAGTTGTTGTCTGTCGAAATCTAAATCCTGCAAACGTACACTTCTGGCTTCCATACAACGCAAGCCGCAACCATAAAGCAAGCCAATAAGAATGCGGTGTTTG is part of the Flavobacterium nackdongense genome and encodes:
- a CDS encoding SIR2 family NAD-dependent protein deacylase → MKKKLVVLTGAGISAESGIKTFRDADGLWEGHNVMDVATPEGWHKNPELVLDFYNQRRRQLHDVQPNLGHQILTELENDFDVSIITQNVDNLHEKAGSSNVLHLHGELLKVRSIANRNYILDWETDLNLGDFDDKGNQLRPHIVWFGEEVPALEKAVTIVEKADILIIIGTSLQVYPAAGLMNFAKQTIPVYYIDPKPAPIYDLPNDLKIIAATGSEGVKIVQKDLEKLK
- the purB gene encoding adenylosuccinate lyase, encoding MTTLNELNAVSPIDGRYRSKTSSLSKFFSEEALIKYRVLVEIEYFIALCEIPLPQLATVNPNVFESLRNIYKNFSTEDALWIKETEKVTNHDVKAVEYFIKDAFEKLGLSQYKEFIHFGLTSQDINNTAIPLSTKEAFEKVYMPSLISLTSKLKELSIEWAAVPMLAKTHGQPASPTRLGKEIGVFVERLEEQIRLLFNIPFAAKFGGATGNYNAHHVAYPQIDWRQFGGNFVEEILGLHHSFPTTQIEHYDHFAAFFDALKRINTIIIDLDRDIWTYVSMEYFKQKIKAGEIGSSAMPHKVNPIDFENSEGNLGMANAIFEHLSAKLPVSRLQRDLTDSTVLRNIGVPIGHTLIAFEATLKGLNKLLLNESKFAEDLEKNWAVVAEAIQTILRREAYPNPYEALKGLTRTNEAITKNSIHEFISTLEVSDEIKAELMQITPSNFLGI
- a CDS encoding AAA family ATPase, whose protein sequence is MKNNTYLKEVKLSGYKSIFDVSVEFQNGLNIIIGKNAAGKTNFIKFLRKILSLKYENLNNFSSSLTFKNGKEILFKSQRNIEIDELFKINNTTSKIDYELSVNKKIIKDKKGSEETSIYEKFKQNQIIFDNTFICHGIYKDYFIVDKPLSFRVDNKTKWSTDLHNIFSNSSSPYFIKCITIDFILEIMGLKEEFDLDILKSTFRNVFRKTEIIKSTLKKYSPIEDIRFSDNFNIFITEDNESISVNNVFIEFKIEGDWLPFSNLSDGTKRLFYIISEVFENDENTHIRPTNVDLYTSQSQISRIILIEEPELGIHPHQFHKLLGFLKEEAQNKQIILTTHSPQALDAINPNELNRITIAYSTNSKEGTKLRHLNETEIIKANEYIKEDFLSDYWLYSDLEK
- a CDS encoding DUF4276 family protein codes for the protein MKIGLVGEAPNDTQSIKNLLEKRYLANEFIFVSMLQIINGSNLDSQKTKRLLRIEFETQKPDILIFIRDLDSTLPNKEKLYARKNYFTSSNRVVDKKGIPLLHIYEIEALILTDVDVFNSKYGANLKEIENVMTITEPKEYLKKASRKYSESHNADIFELIDFDKTLNCEYFKRFIKNFDKRIASQS
- a CDS encoding polysaccharide deacetylase family protein, whose amino-acid sequence is MKNSILKMVLLCAFFLFFSCKKENPKPVNKPYKAGVILSFDDAYVNEWFATNQKLKKYSWKGTFFVCKINTLNQSEVEKLLEMQKEGHEIAGHTYNHVNAVDYLRVYTIREYLNNEIDPMIRLMNFYGLDVSTFAYPYGGRSKKLDAALLKKFKFIRGRAFCEHVANKQGCYYDNSNLVFSFSIDDTHNHFNIPHLLGLLEYAKKNNKILILNSHKTVDKVSGDYQTKNATLEYICKYIKSNNMNFYTLSDLEKLQK
- a CDS encoding cation:proton antiporter domain-containing protein: MNPAEKVAEISHHLEPLISDLGLILMTAGIAVLIFRKLKQPLVLGYLIAGFLAGNHFDFFPSVKEIKSVEVWAEIGIIFLLFSLGLEFSFKKLMKVGGTASITASTQIIAMCILGYSVGQWMDWSKMDSIFLGVILSISSTTIILKSFDELGVKTQKFAGNVIGSLIVQDILAILMMVLLSTIAVSNQFSGMALLLSVLKLVFFLVIWFLGGIFIIPTVLKKTKHLLTDEMLLIISLALCLTMVGLAANVGFSPALGAFIMGSIIAETTQAEHIEHLVKPVKDLFGAVFFVSVGMLIDPDALYQHAIPVIILSIVTIFGQSISSTFGALLSGQPLKDSIRTGMSLSQIGEFSFIIATLGVTLNATNSFLYPIVVAVSAITVFTTPFMIKYSLPFSEYVAHQLPRKWTKRIERYSASTQAIKTVSLWQKVINAFLIQVTALVVIILAIILLSSTYIKPLVENYHFGIALGALITLIIISPFLWALAFRRVAAEEVEQLMTDRKSRGPLTMLFFIRILMAIFFIGLLLNAFFSQKITLIALLIAITIYLIFQKKLHKQYHRIENHFLANLHGREIEKAKRSRSDLTPWDGHMAVFDIAKESNIAGESLRNLQLRELLGINIVSIKRGEITIHIPQRNERIFPGDEICVIGTDRQVQEFKKYLDQHETDVSPEMIEPDIVLNQIELKNHTFIGKSIKESRLREKTKGLVVGIEKRGIRTLNPESDVILEKDDILWIVGDKKLLADLVHD
- a CDS encoding pyridoxal phosphate-dependent aminotransferase yields the protein MEKSRRLWLKKIGIGIAGIGLTNFNSFASPLASENLINSIESDANLVFLRSNENPYGPSPLARKAFIDNANISNRYNWDVATQLISVLAKRNRVKDENILLGAGSTEILDLVAKYVSLGNGNYVIAEPSYDYWTVTLDNLGLTKNKVPLTTDKKINLQAMLEAVNQDTKLVYICNPNNPTGTICEREALVEFVTKISQNTIVLIDEAYLEFTKQQSISNMVNDNKNIIVAKTFSKIYGLAGARIGYAIANKTIIDNLTNSQSNTNNSVSVLSKLAAIASLKDDKFVSNCYLLNENVRQYAISELQKLNCECISSNTNFIYFSLAKYNKDYFKQLENNKIQVGRIYEEQGKWTRITVGKMDEMKKFIKAMQ
- a CDS encoding IS91 family transposase; this encodes MQTEVADVLRKVGSKIESYGLNTWQLRTLSAIKKCRTAQLGGHIDACDQCGNLTISYNSCRNRHCPKCQGNKREDWIEARSTELLPVPYFHLVFTLPDSINALAIHSPKLVYDTLFEATWETIQTFGKTKEMQMGMIAVLHTWGQQLSLHPHLHCIVPGGGIAKNGQWQNSRTDGKFLFPVKALSKVFRAKYCAKLKEKEPIKYEQIRQELWQKPWIVFAKKPFGSPKSVVEYLGRYTHKIAISNRRIKTIDNENVTFEYKDYRVAGVKKQMTLTHQEFIRRFALHILPKRFVKIRHYGFLSSSWKREKLKLLQEKLEVKVLEKREKKLFLPKCPCCKTGNLHRIAVFDQRGPPAWYLGGSQSSIPYKN
- a CDS encoding tyrosine-type recombinase/integrase, whose amino-acid sequence is MGRSQSTFSNYSRHVAAISLYFGKIPTELDPEQVQDYLFYQQKKSKTPSQTYFKHCVYGLRFLLKSEGLPYEYLRLPSIKHEKTLPVVLSKEEVWAMLQNAKLLKHRILIGLLYGCGLRCMEARSVRLQDLDFDRQQLKVVQGKGKKDRYVPLSEHLIRGLKKYIEAEKPKDYLFNGQPIERAGGDFDSRYSQRGVQWAVKQVAKAAGVKKEVHTHTLRHSYATHLLEDGMDIMTLKDLLGHQNIETTMEYLQIAQLASQRIFSPLDTLFEKCRRK